In Perca fluviatilis chromosome 3, GENO_Pfluv_1.0, whole genome shotgun sequence, the following proteins share a genomic window:
- the cops2 gene encoding COP9 signalosome complex subunit 2 isoform X1 → MSDMEDDFMCDDEEDYDLVSEYSEDSNSEPNVDLENQYYNSKALKEDDPKAALSSFQKVLELEGEKGEWGFKALKQMIKINFKLTNFPEMMNRYKQLLTYIRSAVTRNYSEKSINSILDYISTSKQMDLLQEFYETTLEALKDAKNDRLWFKTNTKLGKLYLEREEYGKLQKILRQLHQSCQTDDGEDDLKKGTQLLEIYALEIQMYTAQKNNKKLKALYEQSLHIKSAIPHPLIMGVIRECGGKMHLREGEFEKAHTDFFEAFKNYDESGSPRRTTCLKYLVLANMLMKSGINPFDSQEAKPYKNDPEILAMTNLVSAYQNNDITEFEKILKTNHSNIMDDPFIREHIEELLRNIRTQVLIKLIKPYTRIHIPFISKELNIDVCDVESLLVQCILDNTIHGRIDQVNQLLELDYQKRGGARYTALDKWTNQLNSLNQAIVSKLT, encoded by the exons ATGTCTGACATGGAGGACGATTTCATGTGCGACGATGAAGAAGATTACGACCTGGTATCT GAATACTCAGAGGACAGTAACTCGGAGCCAAATGTGGACCTGGAGAACCAGTACTACAACTCCAAAGCCTTGAAGGAGGATGATCCCAAAGCAGCACTCAGCAGTTTCCAGAAG GTATTGGAACtagaaggagagaaaggagaatGGGGATTCAAAGCACTAAAACAGATGATCAAAATCAACTTCAAGCTG ACAAATTTTCCCGAGATGATGAACAGGTACAAACAGCTCCTTACATACATCAGAAGTGCTGTCACCAGGAACTACTCAGAGAAGTCCATCAACTCCATTCTGGACTATATCTCTACCTCCAAACAG ATGGACTTACTACAGGAGTTCTACGAAACCACATTGGAGGCTTTGAAAGATGCAAAAAATGACAGACTGTGGTTTAAAACTAACACAAAG TTGGGGAAGCTGTACTTGGAGAGAGAAGAGTATGGGAAACTGCAAAAGATCCTTAGGCAACTTCACCAGTCATGTCAA ACAGATGATGGAGAGGATGACCTGAAGAAAGGCACACAGCTGTTGGAGATCTATGCTCTGGAGATCCAGATGTACacagcacaaaaaaacaacaagaaactGAAAGCCCTGTATGAGCAGTCACTTCACATTAAATCTGCCATTCCTCACCCGCTCATAATGGGAGTTATTAGAG AGTGTGGTGGAAAGATGCATTTGAGAGAGGGTGAGTTTGAGAAAGCTCACACCGACTTCTTTGAGGCCTTTAAAAACTACGATGAGTCTGGCAGCCCAAGAAGGACGACATGCCTGAAGTACCTGGTCCTAGCCAACATGCTGATGAAGTCAGGAATAAACCCTTTTGACTCACAAGAG GCCAAACCATACAAAAATGACCCAGAGATCCTAGCAATGACAAACTTAGTAAG CGCCTACCAGAACAATGACATCACTGAATTTGAGAAAATCTTGAAAACAAATCACAGTAACATAATGGACGACCCCTTCATTAGAGAGCACATAGAGG AGCTCCTGCGGAACATTAGAACTCAAGTACTTATCAAACTCATCAAACCGTACACGAGAATACACATCCCTTTCATTTCTAAG GAGCTGAACATTGATGTGTGTGATGTGGAGAGTTTGCTGGTGCAGTGCATCTTGGATAA cACGATCCACGGCCGAATTGACCAAGTCAACCAGCTACTAGAACTGGACTACCAGAAGAGAGGAGGGGCTCGCTACACAGCTTTAGACAAATGGACAAATCAGCTGAACTCTCTCAACCAAGCCATTGTTAGCAAGCTCACATGA
- the cops2 gene encoding COP9 signalosome complex subunit 2 isoform X2 yields the protein MSDMEDDFMCDDEEDYDLEYSEDSNSEPNVDLENQYYNSKALKEDDPKAALSSFQKVLELEGEKGEWGFKALKQMIKINFKLTNFPEMMNRYKQLLTYIRSAVTRNYSEKSINSILDYISTSKQMDLLQEFYETTLEALKDAKNDRLWFKTNTKLGKLYLEREEYGKLQKILRQLHQSCQTDDGEDDLKKGTQLLEIYALEIQMYTAQKNNKKLKALYEQSLHIKSAIPHPLIMGVIRECGGKMHLREGEFEKAHTDFFEAFKNYDESGSPRRTTCLKYLVLANMLMKSGINPFDSQEAKPYKNDPEILAMTNLVSAYQNNDITEFEKILKTNHSNIMDDPFIREHIEELLRNIRTQVLIKLIKPYTRIHIPFISKELNIDVCDVESLLVQCILDNTIHGRIDQVNQLLELDYQKRGGARYTALDKWTNQLNSLNQAIVSKLT from the exons ATGTCTGACATGGAGGACGATTTCATGTGCGACGATGAAGAAGATTACGACCTG GAATACTCAGAGGACAGTAACTCGGAGCCAAATGTGGACCTGGAGAACCAGTACTACAACTCCAAAGCCTTGAAGGAGGATGATCCCAAAGCAGCACTCAGCAGTTTCCAGAAG GTATTGGAACtagaaggagagaaaggagaatGGGGATTCAAAGCACTAAAACAGATGATCAAAATCAACTTCAAGCTG ACAAATTTTCCCGAGATGATGAACAGGTACAAACAGCTCCTTACATACATCAGAAGTGCTGTCACCAGGAACTACTCAGAGAAGTCCATCAACTCCATTCTGGACTATATCTCTACCTCCAAACAG ATGGACTTACTACAGGAGTTCTACGAAACCACATTGGAGGCTTTGAAAGATGCAAAAAATGACAGACTGTGGTTTAAAACTAACACAAAG TTGGGGAAGCTGTACTTGGAGAGAGAAGAGTATGGGAAACTGCAAAAGATCCTTAGGCAACTTCACCAGTCATGTCAA ACAGATGATGGAGAGGATGACCTGAAGAAAGGCACACAGCTGTTGGAGATCTATGCTCTGGAGATCCAGATGTACacagcacaaaaaaacaacaagaaactGAAAGCCCTGTATGAGCAGTCACTTCACATTAAATCTGCCATTCCTCACCCGCTCATAATGGGAGTTATTAGAG AGTGTGGTGGAAAGATGCATTTGAGAGAGGGTGAGTTTGAGAAAGCTCACACCGACTTCTTTGAGGCCTTTAAAAACTACGATGAGTCTGGCAGCCCAAGAAGGACGACATGCCTGAAGTACCTGGTCCTAGCCAACATGCTGATGAAGTCAGGAATAAACCCTTTTGACTCACAAGAG GCCAAACCATACAAAAATGACCCAGAGATCCTAGCAATGACAAACTTAGTAAG CGCCTACCAGAACAATGACATCACTGAATTTGAGAAAATCTTGAAAACAAATCACAGTAACATAATGGACGACCCCTTCATTAGAGAGCACATAGAGG AGCTCCTGCGGAACATTAGAACTCAAGTACTTATCAAACTCATCAAACCGTACACGAGAATACACATCCCTTTCATTTCTAAG GAGCTGAACATTGATGTGTGTGATGTGGAGAGTTTGCTGGTGCAGTGCATCTTGGATAA cACGATCCACGGCCGAATTGACCAAGTCAACCAGCTACTAGAACTGGACTACCAGAAGAGAGGAGGGGCTCGCTACACAGCTTTAGACAAATGGACAAATCAGCTGAACTCTCTCAACCAAGCCATTGTTAGCAAGCTCACATGA